The DNA sequence TAGTCTTTAATTTGACACCaaaacatattcactcactggcaaactgtagcgcaaatcggttgcgcagcatagagtaAATGGCTAGTCTttttacatgcgagcgaagcatataagaagacttgtcatattcccgatgctgcgcaaccccatttgcgctacagtttgcctgtgattcaCTGTACAAGgcataaaaaatatcaatactgttttatatattttattctttAAGTTCCATCTTTGCAAGATATCCAAAGCAGATTAGATTAATCTGCACAATGggtatttatgtttcatttattcGTGCAGATGTGGCTGTATTGCTCGTGCAGCTGTCAGTGTCATTTACTCAGCATACCCAGGTCCACACActtggtgggtgagtgagtgagtgagtatttatcgtcacatcggcaatattgcagtcatgtcgtgacgagaacaattcgtAATCACATTGTAGAataaatgaatataagaaactaaaaccctgttgacgaagaacagtaaaaacactagtacacatcacagatatccatttaagactagtaatataaatctaaaacagtttaactatagtggacaatacagtatgataatgggctatagattgcaaacaactgaaggtagatcaccacactagggacgatggggacttacattacttttgctacctacatggaccctagatttacaccatcccctcagcatCCCCTTAGCAATGTAGGCACAACTAGCCATACATTTTAAAagacacatatgctacgattaaaatagcGGAGAgattgaatttactttgaatgtttgtggacttacgtatcctcacaggaggacaataattttacagtactttaacccccctcagCCATTACAGCCATTAGCCATTAGCAATCTTAGTCATCAATTCAAACTTCCAAATGAAagatttatctatttacaagtctgttatcaaatctaattctttttaaaatgaacaAAAAGTGAACACAATGTAAAAGAAATGTACAAAGTTACACGGAGTGCTACAGCTTGAAGCGGAGTATTTAGATGGACATGACTATGGATGATACCATGTTTTAGTAAGATAGTTGAACCTCCGGTCGCTTTAGGTCCAGGAGGGGAAATGACGTTACAGGACGTATAGTCTCTCACGTCAAAGTCATCAGTGTTGTACgagtatgtctcttgtaaacagatGGCCGATGGTTGAAAATCTTGAATTAAAAGTTGTGAATCATTTAAATTATTCCCAAGACCTCTACAATCCCACTGTATTACTGGACTATTGGTCTTTTAAGGCGGAGTTATAGGAGACCGCTCACGATCTTTTTTCTTTGGAGATGAACTCCGGGAGCGGGTTTTTGAAGAggggacacgtccatgtcttctagcACTCCAGGCTTGTTACACAGAAAAGTTGTGTTATTCTGTGCTTTAGGAATACGGTCAGACTGCGTTTTCTTCTTCGAATAATTAACACTGGCATTAGTGTTCTTATCTCTGGAAACAGGAGTAGTTGTCTGTGAAGCAGACGTCCTCTGAGCTGTTGAATCTGAACAGGTGGAGGCAGTAAAGTTGGAGCAGATGACTCAGTCCAAGTATAGTCAGTCTGACAACCGACGGAATTGCATGAAATGGGTCTAGAATCTGTGTAAGAAGTTAGAGTAGACGCGGAAACAGCTGCAGCATATGATGATATATCATATAGTTACGTTTTGTCTAAAGGATGTCTTAATTGTTTCAGGGTTTGTTTTACACGACCATAGATATAGGACACACTGCGGACATAACTGCTCAGGTGGTAATAGAGTCTTCAGGTGACATATTCCCCTGGACTGGTGAAATTCAGGGAAGACTGGTTTTTTTCACCCAACACTGCCTCTGGATACCTTCAGTTCGAAAAAAAGAGAAATAGTGTTTAGTTGTTTTCATCATAAAAAAGGGGTTTGGATTTCTGCTCAAGAAGTGAGAATTTTCTTCCTGACAcgaatatatactggacaaaacaagtTTGGGATGTTGGTATTGTTACGATAGTTCTTGTCAGTCTGTAGTAATCAGTTTCAGGCTGTTCTTAGCAGCATTCCAGTAATACCATGgcaggggtcaccagaaatgagaTTCACACATTATGACAATGTTGGAAACGAAAACGAGGTCTCCCAAATGACATGTGAACGCTTGAACCATATGGCTTCCCCACCACCCAGATCAGATTCTAACTACAGATAAATGGATGAACGTTTAATGTGGTCAATATGATCATGCAAGGTATTGTGTGATCTGACGCTTCATAGTAATGAATGGGGTGCAAATGAAGATCTGTAGACAGAAATACGAAGCCAGGTGCTTTGTGAAGCATCCCATGTCAGCTGATACACTGGTGTATAAACAACATTCTCTTAGTGTAAGCAATACTCACATCTTTATTGACAATAATCAATGACTTGATTTTACTCATACATGCGCAAGAAAATCATTTGTATGTCAATGAAAGCCATAATTTTCTCAAAGTACATTGGTAGCCTTTTGCGTGAAATATCTGGATTTGTCAACAACAGAGCAGAATCATACTAATTTTATCTTCTTACACAAAGAGTACATGTCTGGACGAATAAAACAAAAGTGAAAGGTAATATAGTACATATCAACATACACATGTTCTCAAACTATTGCACGGACCAGCTGGAGTGAAACCCTTCAAAAACAAGTGAACCATATCCAGAATTGATCTGTGACAACTGATGTCATCCATTTATCCAGTCGTGCTAAATAGGTGTCATTAACACATCTTAGTTTGGGGGTCAcaaacatttttaaagaaaGCAAAACCTATGGAATCAAGAGACACAGTAGCTACATACTcgtgaaaatatttcatgaccATTTTTTCCAATCTATAAAAGATCTCTTTAATCAGATAGGCTTGAAATTCCCATGCAGAGATTTGGAAAACATCCTTCTTCAAACCCCTAAATCACTTAAGTACATGAGGGATACAACAAATAATTTGGACAATTGTTTTCAAAAAAGGTTCCACATGCAAAAAATACTGCCTTTGGCACTGGTTCACCACAGACCACTTTAGGTGTGTAATAGAGTTGTCTACTTCAGACTGAAATATGCACAGAATGTTTGTACACTTAACAGCTgacaaaatataaagctttCAAAATCTTCAACCActacaaaattaacaaaatatccAATCATCTGTTGTATATACTTCATGATCCAATTTACAGAGATAAAACATAatctgaaatatacatgaacacAGGGACACCAGCCCAGTACCTTCATAACACCACCCAAAGCAAACTTTCTACAATGTGTTCTCCAGTGCAAGAATCCGATGACCATTAGCATCTCCCAGTTTGGTACAAACATGTTTCACGTCAGGTGGGGTGCTGTCATTCGCAGGAATGAAAGCCAAGCTGACCTTCTTCCAGGCAACTCAAGATGTCTTAACAATACCTtatcaatgtcttcaaatttgagCTTGGTATTTTTAAATTACCATATCAATGGACGAAACAGCAATTATTTCATATATTAAGAGTTTATTCACATCATTACAGCagttaaatacatgtacatcatggtactgtttaacaaaataaaacacaacttaTGGAATTTGAGAAAACAACTTCGTGGCATGCTAAAGTAATGACTACAAACTTAGTACCTTTTGATAGAATGAAGTAGAGCTGGACACTTTCATTGTCAAATTACCATTAACACAACAGACTTTCATGTCATGGGACTACTCTAAAGTTGTAGATACAAAGCATGCATAAAATAATCAAAGCAGCAATAACATCTGTACCTACTTGACCAGAATTCATCTGACTGATAGAGAAAGTGGGTCACTTACATTTGGTAAAATGTCTTCAGAAATGGCTTGTACATGATTGAAGACAACAAGAATATTAGACAAAATCTTACAACACCTAATACACCTTGACATGACCAACAATTTGGACACAAAACAAGCGGGGCTTATAGTACATGGTCAAACATAAAAAAGGACAGCTGCACCAATAGAAGCATCCTGTGGGAAACATTCAACTCAATGAGCTTGTTACATGATCAGACTGTTGTCTGGTCTACATGGCAGACAAAGGGAGACTACCCAGACTTGACGAAGCAGATTCACCAGGGTACCACGGTTTCTTAGCATTCCAAGATGGTGGATCTTCTCCGAAGCTTGGGCAGTGTGGTCCTGTGTCGTGAATGACGTGGAATAAGCACTGTCCAATGTGCAACGTAATTGCAGTAAAagtcacattttgttttgttcagttctcctgctgttgatcatcaCCTTGGCTGATGTTTGAGAAATCAAACTTCTCACCAGTAATTTTTTCGAAGCGATCCAAGACATCATCACAAGTGGTTTCAAAGTGAGTAGTTGCATCGTACGACTTGGTGATGAACACCTGCCAAACAGAAGAGGATGTCACACTGAGACAATGCTTCTGATATACTTAAGTAGACTCGGCTACAACTGTGCCATAATGCTTTCAACAGCTTTAAATGCACTGGTGTGGCATCACTTGGTACGATAAAAAACACAATACACTTACCTGGCTGTCAGTTCCATCGTCTGTGGGAGCCAGTAAATCAGAAGTATCAACAAACCTGgtgaaaagaaaaataaatgtgttataACATCTACAAACATGATAAGCAATATACTGAACATAATACATAACAGACTGCAGTATGAGAGAGCTATTAATAAACCTTTCAGTCCCTATTCATTAGAGAACATACGATAAATGATTATCAACAATATTCTCAACATGGAACAGCATTGGATTAATCATAAAAAGATAAAGGTTGATCCAACACTCTCCATAACATATCCTTCAACAGGGCAGTGTCATTTTGATCCTTTAACAATCGATCTTCACATGCAGGCAAGCAATCACGTTATGCTTACTTCTCAACAATTGGTCCAAGAAGATCTAGTCCTGGCTTAAGTTCTGCTTCTGGGTTATCTGTCTCGACAGTTGTACTGACAATGGCCAGGAAGAAGCCCTTGGCAGCTACTTGATGGGTATAGGACACACAGCAAACATAAATGTCTGAAAAGAAGTGAACATCTTGCTACTCACTGCAACACACAGACATTTTGCATCAATATATGGGACCTTGTTGGGGGGTTTTGCATGATAATCTATCCAGAGCAGCCTAAGGCTCCTCGATACAGAGGTTCCTTATAATATATGGGCAAGACAGAATTACCTAAGTTGAATATTAACATGGTCTGATGATGAAAACCAACATATGAGTCTGATGATAACTGGACATCTTGGTCAGCTGATACACAAATTCAAAAACTTCAGTTCATCCATAAAGCTTTCGGATGACATAAACTTACCCGATTTACGTTCAACCTGGTTCTGTGGAATGATGATTTGAGTAGACAAAGCATCTGAAGTGTTGGGAATAGGATGGTTCAGTATGCATATAGCACGCACCACCTGTAACACAAGTGTAGGAGAATATCAGTTTAGACAATACCCATCAAAAACTTACTTCAGTGATGTTGTAAAATACAGACAGCTCAGGGCTTTATGCACCGTATGGGTGCTGTTGCTCTATGACTGATTTAATACATAACAAATTAGTCTATCCAGAATGAAATTTCTCCGTGAAATGTCTTTTCTATGAAAGACATCTACAACAGAATGCGAATCTGGACTGTTTTCACCAGAGATGATATTGCTGTGTTCAGAATCCATACATCATacattcatttatttcagtATGCAATCCAGTGAGAAGCAATATCCCAATGTCACAGGCTATAATATTAGGAATTGTGCAATCATTCAAATGTTATAGGAGAAAATCTCAAGGACCATCCTTATTTCTGAACTGTTCACGGACTATGGTCAATACACAGCAGACAATAAAAGCAGATTTACAATCACATTTTGGTAATATGCCTAGTATCCCTGAAATATTAGGGACATCACACCGAGTTCATCTTGTGATTGTTCTAACAACCAGAAAAACTACAACACAGTCTGGACATGTCAGCTCAAAATAGGAGGAAACACCATAGTCGTATAGGTCCAAAATTTCCACAACTTAGAGAAACTGATGGTGCTAATCCTGGGAGCACTTTTTCATCTGAATCTGGAATTCAACCTATCTAACTACAATATACAGGTATCCAAAGTGGCATGACATACCTGTCCCACTTTTGTACACTTCTCGGGGGCATAGCTGGGATCACACACAACCATCTTGCACCTGGCTGTTTCTCCAGCTGATGACACGCCTACCACCTTCCCATCCTCATACACTATTGTAGCGTCTTCCTTGTCCAGCATGTAGGTTCCACCATAGATGGCACTCAGTCTACACATGGCAGAAACAGCAATAGGTAATAGTTAAACATCAAATGTTTACCTTCATACCAATTCCACAGGCTTCCTTGTCCATTTGCACCTGCACTACATGCTGCTATCCTTATTCCTGTGGTCCTGTGCAGAGCTCAGGTCACGAATCAGTGAGAAGTTAAGCAACATCGAGCTCTGAAAGTCCTTGCTTGGATCGGTGACCGTGTCtgacagcttgactcctgagagtttctagggcTTCCATCAACAGAGcatgtgtgatacatgtggtctcaccttagacaagtGCCTAGTGCCTAGCAACTTGTAATAATGATCAGTGTGTTAGTGCTTTtataatgttttgttgtgtggAGATTAGCGCATTATTGGAATTCTCATTGTTAGTATTTTCATTAATCCCTAATGAAGCTTGCAGCATGCTTCAATACTTGTCCAAGTGACTACCTCTAAATGATaagaagagtcatcagaagatgacatataatCAAAGAAATTTGATGATCACTCTTTTTGTGGTAGATTTATCAGACTATTGTGAACACTCAAATTGTaaagaaatgtaaatattaaatcaTGCTACCATGTGTTCTTACCTTGCAAAGCCTTGTGGCAGTTCACCTAGACCGTAGAGAGGATACAGGTATGGGGTCTTGCCATACCTGGCCAGGGAATCACTGTACAGCTGGCAGCGCTTGATCAGGTCCAAACAGGGGCCTTGCAGGTAACTGCATATGAAGAAGTCAGTTAGAACCAAGACAACTCCCTGAATCATCACAATATCTCAACAATGCCTTTTCAACTGGCCCTCGTTCAAACTGTAGAGTAATTCATGGGTCTCGGACAAATTCTTGTTATCTTTATAAAATTATGTTTGGATACAAACACATAACTGATATTGTTAGttctattccagcaatatcctgtCTTGGAACACAAGAAAAGGGTTTCAAACATAGTCCTAACGTGTGGAAatgaacctggatctttggtgTGCCGAGTAAATACTTTCACCACAGGGCTTCCCAACATTCTGATACTGTCAAAACACATACAGTGACAGGCTTGACCATGATGTCTATTGTTTACATCCAGTCCACACAAGAAAGGGTCATATCATATCCCCAAGGGAAGGCATTACACCAGTGCCTCCATTCAGGCCCCATTCTTGCAGATGCTGAACAATATGTAATAATCTGTAATAAATCACAGACAAAGGTTTGGTCAGATTTAAGTGTGACCATGGTCTACCTCTGAGACAATCTCAAGCTCCCATATGTCTTATCAAGCCTTACATTTGTTCTTGCCATGGAATATATCTACCTATCATCTCGGTAGAGAGCCAAGGCATGGCCTGCAAAGTCGATAGTTCCCCTGTCCAAACCAAACTTCTCATAGAGCTGTAAGGCTGTTCCTTTCAAATTGATATCCTTGTGGGTCTTTGGCTCATCTTCCCTAAATTCCGAAACGAACACCAAGAAATTTCTAAACCTCCTCTTCTCAAACAAACCCATTAGAGCTGAAAGACAACAAAAAGTGATAGAACACAATCAAAGCATATTTCAGAGTTTGGAAACAGTAAATGACAATTCTGGGTCTTTTCACAATGTTCTGCTTAAAACAAGCCTTCAATGCAATTGAAAATATATTGGAAAAACAATAATTCTAACCACAAAGTTATTCATGTAAGTATCTAATTACATCAAAGgtgatttatattttattgGAACACATTCTATTAacggaaaaccaagttctatggatagtcaactttaCTGCAATCAGTGCAACATATCGGTGAAGGTACTAACATCTAGCGGAGTTActagacactgacatgtaacaCTCACTGAAATAAAGCAGTTGACTAACCATAGAACTTGATTTTCCCTCACCTATACAACTTCCAAGGTGCCTCTCAAACATTCTCTGTCAGCTGAAATATGAGAGAGTATTTTGTGAGCATACAAGAAGCGTTTCTTAACAGAACTCACATGAACCAAGAGCTTCCTTTTCATTGCAGGGCACCTTGTAGATTTTGCCTTGCTTGTATACATAGCTTCCTTCAATGGACTTGAACTCCAAGTACCTGGTGACCTTGGTGTGAAGAAGCAGCTTCACCAGCTGGCCTGAAAACAATCATGAACAGTGTATCAAAAGTGGAGGACATTGCACAACATTGTACACACATTCATAAAACACTGACATCAAAACATAAATTAATATCAGCGTATTATAGTAGCGAGGAATTCTGAGGTTAGACTTGAATGTCTTCATGGGTCACAGGGCTGTCATCACTTGTCATACAAAAGTTATATCTCAAACAATACTTCATGATATTGCCATGGTCACAATGATGAAATAATGACCAACACGTGGTGGTTCAGGCATGGTTTCAAACATGGATTAGTCTTATTTGAccattatttttatcaaattttaTCCATGTGCTTCTTTTCACAGTGCCTAGCTGTTTTTAACTCCATACTGGGATGGAAATGTGACTTCTTGACAAGTGCCATGGCACCAGACAGATAATTTATGTGTCTttataaacaagagtcatcagaagatgacatatccagcccccacatatttgtaaggacaaatcatctgacagttacttaatgtctttCATCCATCttaagactaagtctgaattgtttgtTCGGAgaccaggaaaaataaatatgCCAAAACGTTATACATGACTTTGTAGTCTACCTCAAATATAtgccaagttttgcaaaaaaatatcgaacagttttttagttctgttccggaaacgaagcccatcccgtcattttgagactaagtctgaaacatttccatggaaagcgagaaaataataaataagaacaacctgtacatagcaaaaggcaccactttaggttctgacataaaaaaaaagaaattaaaaaaatgccaaaaatctgtaaatagcaaaaggcacaaccataggttcagattattatacttatcaattttggtctaaaaatactgaacggtttttgagttatgctccggaaacaaaatgattacgtacgtacggacagacagacagacagacagacagacagacagactaggtgtcgactatatccccatgcattacatgccagggggggATAAAAAGTAGCATACACAAACCATTCGATGACCTAATCTAACTTAAACATCACAATAATTACACCATATAAGTCAGCAAGCATCAAGTAACCCTATCAATGTGAGAGCTGGATTTCCTGAAAACTATCAAGACTGCAAGAACAGTTCAGCTTTGTGTGTCCTTGACTCATAAACTAACAAAGGAACTACATTATCATCTAAAAACCAGGATATACTGTTATACACATTGGCATCTGAAAAGGACACGCCCATGCTAAGATAGGCGACGGTGAGAGTCAGAGGTAACAGTTTGATGGGTGGTAAAAATAGGCTAGTCAAACTTTTCCATTAAATCAGAAGTATTTCATATGtgtcatttcaatatttactgTGCAATGGTATGCATAATGGTTACTGTTTTGATAACTGCTATCACAATGTTCAAGACCGTCATCAGTTCCAAGCAGTTCACTACAAACAATAACTGAAGTATGCAGGAACAGGGAGCTGCACCTACTTGGCCTCCCTGGCAAACAATCATAAGTTGAACTGTTGCAGAGATGCTTACAAAATGTAGGCGGGGAATGGCAAAGAGCAAACCCATTTCAATTGTGAAAGTTAGAGCAGATGAAGGCTTGTTCATGTGCAATGCATGTCGATGAAATTGATTCGACTCGTAGCACCACATGCCTTGCTCATAGGACTCTCGGTGCAGCAAATCAGTAATACACTACACTTGATTGCTGATAGTCTCGTCCCCTTTGCTCAGAAAGGCAAAACCATAGGGTGGCACTGACACGTGCTAATACAGGTCAATTGTCATGTTGGTGCTCAAATTATCTTTATTTGCTAGTAACATACCACCAGAAGTCTTCTTACCATTTGCCATCAACAACTTGGGAATTAGGTCAACATTCCAATCCCTTCCTCTTCCGAACATTTTGTCATCTGCAGGATATGGCCGTCCTTTATATTTATAGAACTGAAATGAACAGAATAGAATTTTCACTATATACAATCACCTGCTTGACTGAACAAATATGACTTAATTATCAAGATGAAGTTACACCAAAAGTGACCATGTATATTTTTTGTCGCTTTATGCAATAACCGAGGAATATCAAAGCAGCGACACcaggaatgagcttcacacattgtacccatgtggggaattgatccTGGATCTTTGGCGTGAAGAATAAATGCTTTACatgttaccccaccaaccctaTATGGAAAGAAAACTAGATCTATTGTGTTGAAATATAGCAAAATGTTGATACAAGTATCTGGGCCAGTTCACATTGGTTTCACAGGATTAATATGATCTGGGGAGTTGACATACAGTGATGCTTCATGTCAGTGAATACACTTATCAACCTTTTCACAAATAGCAGCGTCAACCCAAtttccattctcttcccacagaggttacttgtcatatcttcttacgaacctctgttctaatacagccaATTTttgcggttctcataaaatcctcTAGTGACAAAAAAAATGggagcagatttatctcccttttcttCTGTCCGATCAGAATACGTGTTACATCGCCTTatcttgacaaatgcaagcaatgtggagaaacaaaaatgacatgactgaggtctgtctagaagaaacatttgagtatcgtgCTCAGGATGAGGTTCTAGTTTtgacgatgcatccggaaattaccgagatcttgggaacgatcacttttgaaacaaggtcgctgattgcactactataTCTGATTGCCTCCCATCActagtcttgaacactcgcaccatgaaagggtcatattagaacagaggttacgtaggaagatgtgacaagtaaccactgtgggaagagaatgcccaATTTCA is a window from the Haliotis asinina isolate JCU_RB_2024 chromosome 9, JCU_Hal_asi_v2, whole genome shotgun sequence genome containing:
- the LOC137296676 gene encoding rab GDP dissociation inhibitor beta-like, whose product is MDEEYDVIVLGTGLKECILSGMLSVSGKKVLHMDRNKYYGGESASMTPLEDFYKYKGRPYPADDKMFGRGRDWNVDLIPKLLMANGQLVKLLLHTKVTRYLEFKSIEGSYVYKQGKIYKVPCNEKEALGSSLMGLFEKRRFRNFLVFVSEFREDEPKTHKDINLKGTALQLYEKFGLDRGTIDFAGHALALYRDDSYLQGPCLDLIKRCQLYSDSLARYGKTPYLYPLYGLGELPQGFARLSAIYGGTYMLDKEDATIVYEDGKVVGVSSAGETARCKMVVCDPSYAPEKCTKVGQVVRAICILNHPIPNTSDALSTQIIIPQNQVERKSDIYVCCVSYTHQVAAKGFFLAIVSTTVETDNPEAELKPGLDLLGPIVEKFVDTSDLLAPTDDGTDSQVFITKSYDATTHFETTCDDVLDRFEKITGEKFDFSNISQGDDQQQEN